A portion of the Chromobacterium sp. IIBBL 290-4 genome contains these proteins:
- a CDS encoding porin, which translates to MKKMILAACSAAMLPALAQAEVSIYGSIRAGLSVVKDNPNNFRSTFGVDDYGSRIGFKGGDDLGNGLKGIWQVETGFHVDGMPDTGTGSGILANRESFLGVQGNFGKIRIGHVTDILSDTEATDKLTAPRRDYTMAMFPLYEKTELFGSYGDGRFKNSVRFDSADYAGFNLALQYGAGEKQAAGQMKQDNFWSSRLEYKRAGFFGAWAYANKLNTVADHNSVINRLQFGYDANNLYLAATYQDVDFWGDAWAKKEGKLILPGVASTGIAPSGRNHLQNHDWALNAGYTIGNYTPWAMFSRRGDAKVDGARIENSSANQWALALDYKASKATLLRAGFGQIKQGEGARKAFAWTDTTASSYWAMIKHSF; encoded by the coding sequence ATGAAAAAAATGATATTGGCGGCCTGCTCCGCCGCAATGCTCCCGGCTCTCGCTCAGGCCGAAGTTTCCATCTACGGCTCCATCCGCGCCGGCCTCTCGGTGGTGAAGGACAATCCCAACAACTTCCGCTCCACTTTCGGCGTGGACGACTATGGCAGCCGCATCGGCTTCAAGGGCGGCGACGACCTCGGCAATGGCCTGAAAGGCATCTGGCAGGTGGAAACGGGCTTCCACGTGGACGGCATGCCGGATACCGGCACCGGCTCCGGCATCCTGGCCAATCGCGAAAGCTTCCTCGGCGTGCAAGGCAATTTCGGCAAGATCCGCATCGGCCACGTCACCGACATCCTGTCCGATACGGAAGCGACGGACAAACTGACCGCGCCGCGCCGCGACTACACCATGGCCATGTTCCCGCTGTACGAAAAAACCGAATTGTTCGGCAGCTACGGCGATGGCCGCTTCAAGAACAGCGTGCGCTTCGACAGCGCCGATTACGCCGGCTTCAACCTGGCGCTGCAATATGGCGCCGGAGAAAAGCAGGCCGCCGGCCAGATGAAGCAGGACAACTTCTGGTCCAGCCGCCTGGAATACAAGCGCGCCGGCTTCTTCGGCGCCTGGGCTTACGCCAACAAGTTGAACACCGTGGCCGATCACAATAGCGTGATCAACCGCCTGCAATTCGGCTACGACGCCAACAACCTCTACTTGGCCGCGACTTATCAGGATGTCGATTTCTGGGGCGATGCCTGGGCCAAAAAAGAGGGCAAGCTGATACTGCCCGGCGTCGCCAGCACCGGCATCGCGCCGAGCGGCCGCAACCATCTGCAGAACCATGACTGGGCGCTGAACGCCGGCTACACCATAGGCAATTACACGCCGTGGGCGATGTTCTCCCGCCGCGGCGACGCCAAGGTGGACGGCGCGCGCATCGAAAACAGCAGCGCCAATCAATGGGCGCTGGCCTTGGACTACAAGGCCAGCAAAGCCACGCTGCTGCGCGCGGGCTTTGGTCAGATCAAGCAGGGCGAAGGCGCGCGCAAGGCCTTCGCCTGGACCGACACCACCGCATCCAGCTACTGGGCCATGATCAAGCACAGCTTCTAA
- the hemB gene encoding porphobilinogen synthase, translating into MIFANRFFPAARLRRMRSDDFSRRLMRENVLTANDLIYPVFVMEGSNQVLEVSSMPGAPRQTLDKLLYTAEEALKLGIPMLSLFPVITEGKDNEAREAYNPDGLVPRVVRELKKRFPELGVMTDGALDPYTIHGQDGLIDNKGYVLNDETIEVLVKQGLCHAEAGVDVFGPSDMMDGRIASIREAFEEEGYRNTKILAYSAKYASAFYGPFRDALGSAANLGKADKSTYQMDPANLDEAIQEVAQDLEEGADMVMIKPGMPYLDVIRRVKDTFHVPTFAYQVSGEYAMLKAAFQNGWLDEEKCVLESLLAFKRAGADGILTYFAMDAARLLRQRG; encoded by the coding sequence ATGATTTTTGCAAATCGCTTTTTCCCTGCGGCCCGTCTGCGCCGCATGCGTTCCGATGATTTTTCCCGCCGCCTGATGCGCGAGAACGTGCTCACCGCCAACGATCTGATCTATCCGGTGTTTGTGATGGAAGGCAGCAACCAGGTGCTGGAAGTGTCGTCCATGCCGGGCGCGCCGCGCCAGACGCTGGACAAGCTGCTCTATACCGCCGAAGAGGCCTTGAAGCTGGGCATCCCGATGCTGTCGCTGTTCCCGGTGATCACCGAGGGCAAGGACAACGAGGCGCGCGAAGCCTACAACCCGGATGGCCTGGTGCCGCGCGTGGTGCGCGAACTGAAGAAGCGTTTCCCGGAATTGGGCGTGATGACCGACGGCGCGCTGGACCCGTATACCATCCATGGCCAGGACGGGCTGATAGACAACAAGGGCTATGTGCTCAACGACGAAACCATCGAGGTGCTGGTCAAGCAGGGCTTGTGCCACGCCGAGGCCGGCGTGGATGTGTTCGGCCCGTCGGACATGATGGATGGCCGCATCGCCTCCATCCGCGAAGCTTTTGAAGAAGAAGGCTATCGCAATACCAAGATTCTGGCTTACTCCGCCAAATACGCCTCCGCCTTCTATGGCCCGTTCCGCGACGCGTTGGGCTCGGCCGCCAATCTGGGCAAGGCCGACAAGAGCACCTATCAGATGGACCCGGCCAATCTGGACGAAGCCATCCAGGAAGTGGCGCAAGATCTGGAAGAGGGCGCCGACATGGTGATGATCAAGCCGGGCATGCCGTACCTGGATGTGATCCGCCGCGTCAAGGATACCTTTCATGTGCCGACTTTCGCTTACCAAGTGTCCGGCGAGTACGCCATGCTGAAGGCGGCCTTCCAGAACGGCTGGCTGGACGAAGAGAAATGCGTGCTGGAAAGCCTGCTGGCCTTCAAGCGCGCCGGGGCCGACGGCATCCTGACTTATTTCGCGATGGATGCCGCTCGCCTGTTGCGCCAGCGCGGCTAA
- a CDS encoding methyl-accepting chemotaxis protein, which yields MPNTLSMKARLFALLAINLATLLLLAGAGIYQLKAMDQAVERQLERVNHQSQINRSVQLANLHFKIQVQDWKDILLRGNAAQDRDAYLAAFNDESRVVQSQLAQAVYDLQAGGEDASRLLALADTLRQLERRYRNALADFRVEDRLSGQKVDQQVRGIDRDMTEQLLRASETVRADFEQLLQEQIADTRQSYTQARNLFLIATAIGMLALIAVIALTGMALMRQIGGEPAEVAAVAARVAAGDLCVKVALRAGDERSVLRAMQTMVDKLTGVVEELNLNAGQLGMSAAEVSASAHALSQSASQQAASLEETSASVEQIASMVAHNSENAAMTDSMAGQAAQNAGEGGDAVSQAVQTIQDIAQKIDVIDDIAYQTNLLALNASIEAARAGEQGRGFTVVASQVRKLAEHSQEAAREIGRLTGDGVERAERAGAMLGQLLPSIHKTAQLVQEISLASQEQSEGLQQINTAVSQLSLATQMNASTSEQLSSASEQLNDQAARLRQMIAYFKTA from the coding sequence ATGCCGAATACCTTAAGCATGAAGGCCAGGCTGTTTGCCCTTTTGGCGATCAACCTGGCCACGCTATTGCTGCTGGCCGGCGCGGGCATTTACCAGCTCAAGGCCATGGATCAGGCGGTGGAGCGCCAACTGGAGCGCGTCAACCACCAAAGCCAGATCAACCGCAGCGTTCAGCTGGCCAATCTGCATTTCAAAATCCAGGTGCAAGACTGGAAAGACATTTTGCTGCGCGGCAATGCCGCCCAGGACCGCGATGCCTATCTGGCCGCCTTCAACGATGAAAGCCGCGTCGTGCAAAGCCAGCTTGCCCAGGCGGTCTACGATCTGCAGGCCGGCGGCGAAGACGCCTCTCGCCTGCTGGCGCTGGCCGACACCCTCCGCCAACTGGAACGGCGCTACCGCAATGCGCTGGCGGATTTTCGCGTGGAAGACCGGCTGTCCGGCCAGAAGGTGGACCAGCAGGTGCGCGGCATAGACCGCGACATGACCGAGCAGCTGCTGCGCGCCAGCGAAACCGTGCGCGCAGACTTCGAACAGCTATTGCAGGAACAAATCGCCGACACTCGCCAAAGCTATACCCAAGCCCGCAATCTGTTTCTGATCGCCACCGCCATCGGCATGCTGGCCCTGATCGCCGTCATCGCCCTGACCGGCATGGCGCTGATGCGCCAGATAGGTGGAGAACCCGCCGAGGTCGCCGCCGTCGCCGCCCGCGTCGCCGCCGGCGACCTGTGCGTCAAAGTGGCCCTGCGCGCCGGCGATGAGCGCAGCGTGCTGCGCGCCATGCAGACCATGGTGGACAAACTCACCGGCGTGGTGGAGGAACTGAATCTGAACGCCGGCCAGCTGGGGATGAGCGCCGCCGAAGTGTCCGCCTCCGCCCACGCGCTGAGCCAGAGCGCCTCGCAGCAGGCCGCCAGCCTGGAGGAAACCAGCGCCTCGGTGGAGCAGATCGCGTCCATGGTGGCGCACAATTCGGAAAACGCCGCCATGACGGATTCGATGGCGGGCCAGGCCGCGCAAAATGCCGGCGAAGGCGGCGACGCCGTCAGCCAGGCGGTGCAAACCATTCAGGACATCGCCCAGAAAATCGACGTGATAGACGATATCGCCTACCAGACCAATCTGCTGGCGCTCAATGCATCGATAGAGGCCGCGCGCGCCGGCGAACAAGGGCGGGGATTCACCGTGGTGGCGTCCCAGGTGCGCAAGCTGGCCGAACACAGCCAGGAGGCCGCCCGCGAAATCGGCCGCCTGACTGGCGATGGCGTGGAACGCGCCGAGCGCGCCGGCGCCATGTTGGGGCAACTTTTGCCCTCCATCCACAAAACCGCCCAATTGGTGCAGGAAATCTCGCTGGCCTCGCAAGAGCAAAGCGAAGGCCTGCAACAGATCAATACCGCGGTCAGCCAGCTTTCGCTGGCGACGCAGATGAATGCCTCGACATCGGAACAGCTGTCATCCGCCTCGGAGCAACTGAACGATCAGGCGGCGCGGCTGCGGCAGATGATCGCCTATTTCAAAACCGCATGA
- the dnaJ gene encoding molecular chaperone DnaJ: MSKKDFYDVLGVNRDASDDDIKKAYRKLAMKYHPDRNPDSKEAEDKFKEVKEAYEILSDSQKRSAYDQFGHAGVDQQAGAGGGQGFGGFGDFADIFSDIFGGGRGGQGGGRSNVYRGADLRYNMEISLEEAARGCEKQIRIPSHESCATCSGTGAKPGTSPKTCSTCGGHGQVRMSQGFFSIQQTCPTCHGSGKQITDPCTSCHGAGQKKTTKTLNVKIPAGVDEGDRIRLAGEGEPGQNGGPAGDLYVVTHIKQHAVFQRDGMDLHCEMPISFAIAALGGEVEIPTLDGMAKVKIAAETQSGRVYRLRGKGVKAVRGAEYGDLHCHVIVETPVNLTERQKELLREFESISQGDVATHNPRSKSFMDKLRDFFE; this comes from the coding sequence ATGTCGAAAAAAGATTTCTACGATGTGCTGGGCGTCAATCGCGATGCGTCCGACGACGACATCAAGAAGGCCTATCGCAAACTGGCGATGAAGTACCATCCGGACCGCAATCCGGACAGCAAGGAAGCCGAAGACAAGTTCAAGGAGGTGAAAGAAGCCTACGAGATCCTGTCGGATAGCCAAAAACGCAGCGCTTACGATCAGTTCGGCCATGCCGGCGTCGATCAGCAAGCCGGCGCGGGCGGCGGCCAGGGCTTTGGCGGCTTTGGCGATTTCGCCGACATCTTCAGCGACATCTTCGGCGGCGGCCGGGGCGGTCAAGGCGGCGGGCGTTCCAACGTCTATCGCGGCGCCGACCTGCGCTACAACATGGAGATTTCGCTGGAAGAGGCGGCGCGCGGCTGCGAGAAGCAGATCCGCATCCCCTCGCACGAATCCTGCGCCACCTGCAGCGGCACCGGCGCCAAGCCGGGCACGTCGCCCAAGACCTGCTCCACCTGCGGCGGCCACGGCCAGGTGCGGATGAGCCAGGGCTTCTTCTCCATCCAGCAGACCTGCCCGACCTGCCACGGCAGCGGCAAGCAGATCACCGATCCGTGCACCAGCTGCCACGGCGCGGGCCAGAAGAAGACCACCAAGACGCTGAACGTGAAGATTCCGGCCGGCGTGGACGAGGGCGACCGCATCCGCCTGGCGGGCGAAGGCGAACCGGGCCAGAACGGCGGTCCGGCCGGCGATCTGTATGTGGTGACGCATATCAAGCAGCACGCGGTGTTCCAGCGCGATGGCATGGATCTGCATTGCGAGATGCCGATCTCCTTCGCCATCGCTGCCTTGGGCGGCGAAGTGGAAATCCCGACGCTGGACGGCATGGCCAAGGTGAAGATCGCGGCTGAAACCCAGAGCGGCCGGGTGTACCGTCTGCGCGGCAAGGGCGTGAAGGCCGTGCGCGGCGCCGAGTACGGCGATCTGCATTGCCATGTGATCGTCGAGACACCGGTCAATCTGACCGAGCGCCAGAAAGAGCTGCTGCGCGAGTTCGAGTCCATCAGCCAGGGTGATGTGGCCACGCACAATCCGCGTTCCAAATCCTTCATGGACAAGCTGCGAGACTTCTTCGAATAA
- the tdh gene encoding L-threonine 3-dehydrogenase: protein MKALAKLKAAPGLEMTDVPLPEVGHNDLLIKITKTAICGTDIHIWNWDEWSQKTIPVPMHVGHEYVGVVAGMGSEVQGFQIGQRVSGEGHITCGHCRNCRAGRRHLCRNTTGVGVNREGAFAEYLVIPAFNAFPIPDDISDDLASIFDPFGNAVHTALSFNLVGEDVLITGAGPIGIMAVAIAKHVGARHVVITDVNDYRLELAKKMGATRAVNVAKQDLKEVMQELGMTEGFDVGLEMSGNPQAFRQMLETMNHGGKVALLGIPPSNTAIDWNQVIFKGLEIKGIYGREMFETWYKMVALIQSGLDIKPIITHHFKVDEFEAGFAAMLSGQSGKVILDWS, encoded by the coding sequence ATGAAGGCGCTTGCCAAGCTGAAGGCCGCTCCCGGCCTGGAAATGACCGACGTTCCGCTGCCGGAAGTCGGCCACAACGATCTGTTGATCAAAATCACTAAGACCGCCATCTGCGGCACCGACATTCACATCTGGAACTGGGACGAGTGGTCGCAGAAGACCATCCCGGTGCCTATGCATGTCGGCCATGAGTACGTCGGCGTCGTCGCCGGCATGGGTTCGGAAGTGCAGGGCTTCCAGATCGGCCAGCGCGTGTCCGGCGAAGGCCACATCACTTGCGGCCATTGCCGCAACTGCCGCGCCGGCCGCCGCCACCTGTGCCGCAACACCACCGGCGTGGGTGTCAACCGCGAAGGCGCGTTCGCCGAATACCTGGTGATCCCGGCCTTCAACGCCTTCCCGATCCCGGATGACATCTCCGACGATCTGGCTTCCATCTTCGACCCGTTCGGCAACGCCGTGCACACCGCGCTGAGCTTCAACCTGGTGGGCGAGGATGTGCTGATCACCGGCGCCGGCCCGATCGGCATCATGGCGGTGGCCATCGCCAAACACGTCGGCGCGCGCCACGTGGTGATCACCGATGTCAACGATTATCGGCTGGAACTGGCGAAGAAAATGGGCGCCACCCGCGCCGTCAACGTCGCCAAGCAGGACCTGAAGGAAGTCATGCAGGAATTGGGCATGACCGAAGGTTTCGACGTCGGCCTGGAAATGTCCGGCAATCCGCAAGCCTTCCGCCAGATGCTGGAAACGATGAACCACGGCGGCAAGGTGGCCTTGCTCGGCATTCCGCCGTCCAACACCGCCATCGACTGGAACCAGGTGATCTTCAAGGGCCTGGAGATCAAGGGCATCTACGGCCGCGAAATGTTCGAGACCTGGTACAAGATGGTGGCGCTGATCCAATCCGGCCTCGACATCAAGCCCATCATCACCCATCACTTCAAGGTGGACGAGTTCGAAGCCGGCTTCGCCGCCATGCTGTCCGGCCAAAGCGGCAAGGTGATCCTGGACTGGAGCTGA
- a CDS encoding glycine C-acetyltransferase — protein MNHTYLAHLEATLAQIRADGFEKPERVIATPQSAGIALKSGEQVLNFCANNYLGLADDARLVQAAKDGMDRYGYGCASVRFICGTQSVHKDLEQAISDFLGTDDTILYSSCFDANGGVFETLLTEEDAVISDELNHASIIDGVRLSKAKRFRYKNNDMADLEAQLQAAEAAGARFKLIVTDGVFSMDGIIADLKTLCEVADRHGAIVMVDDSHAVGFIGESGAGTPEQCGVADRIDIYTGTLGKALGGASGGYVSGRKPIIDLLRQRSRPYLFSNTLAPAIAAASIEVLKILKGGEGAELRAKVRRNAELFRQEMSAAGFTLVPGQHPIIPVMLGDARLAGEMAAKLLAEGVYVIGFSFPVVPKGKARIRTQMSAAHSEEQVKKAVAAFIKVGRELGVI, from the coding sequence ATGAACCATACTTATCTGGCCCACCTGGAGGCCACCCTGGCGCAGATCCGCGCCGACGGTTTCGAGAAACCGGAACGCGTGATCGCCACGCCGCAAAGCGCCGGCATCGCCCTGAAGAGCGGCGAACAGGTGCTAAACTTCTGCGCCAACAACTATCTGGGCCTGGCCGACGATGCCCGCCTGGTGCAAGCGGCCAAGGATGGCATGGACCGTTACGGTTACGGCTGCGCGTCGGTGCGCTTCATCTGCGGCACCCAGTCCGTGCACAAGGATCTGGAACAGGCGATTTCCGATTTCCTCGGCACAGACGACACCATTCTGTATTCCAGCTGTTTCGACGCCAACGGCGGCGTGTTCGAAACCCTGCTGACCGAAGAAGACGCGGTGATTTCCGATGAGCTGAACCACGCCTCCATCATCGACGGCGTGCGTCTGTCCAAGGCCAAGCGTTTCCGCTACAAGAACAACGATATGGCCGATCTGGAAGCGCAGCTGCAAGCGGCCGAAGCGGCCGGCGCGCGCTTCAAGCTGATCGTCACCGACGGCGTGTTTTCGATGGACGGCATCATCGCCGACTTGAAAACGCTGTGCGAAGTAGCCGACCGCCACGGCGCCATCGTGATGGTGGATGATTCCCACGCCGTGGGCTTCATCGGCGAAAGCGGCGCCGGCACGCCCGAGCAGTGCGGCGTGGCTGATCGCATCGACATCTACACCGGCACCCTGGGCAAGGCGCTGGGCGGCGCATCCGGCGGCTACGTCTCCGGCCGCAAGCCCATCATCGACTTGCTGCGCCAGCGTTCGCGTCCCTATCTGTTCTCCAACACCCTGGCCCCGGCCATCGCCGCCGCCAGCATCGAGGTGTTGAAGATCCTGAAGGGCGGCGAAGGCGCGGAGTTGCGCGCCAAGGTGCGCCGCAACGCCGAGCTGTTCCGCCAGGAAATGTCCGCAGCCGGCTTTACACTGGTGCCGGGCCAGCATCCCATCATCCCGGTGATGCTGGGCGATGCCCGCCTGGCCGGCGAAATGGCCGCCAAGCTGCTGGCCGAGGGCGTGTACGTGATCGGCTTCTCCTTCCCGGTGGTGCCCAAGGGCAAGGCGCGCATCCGCACCCAGATGTCCGCCGCGCACAGCGAGGAGCAGGTGAAGAAGGCCGTGGCCGCCTTCATCAAGGTAGGCCGCGAACTGGGCGTAATCTGA
- a CDS encoding porin → MKKTILFAALAAAVPALAQADVTLYGSLRAGVSMTKNSANNYSNTFGVDDFGSRIGFKGSEDLGNGLKAIWQVENGFAMDGVIGSSTASGTLANRQTFVGVEGAFGKLRVGYLDDVLADTEATDNLYGPRRDGMSTNFPLYEQGDLFSYGDARFKNSIRYDSPDLAGFNATLQYGAGENQAAGKMKQGEQYGVRLAYQNSGFFGAIANATQLNTKAGSNSSTNRLEGGYNANNLYLAASYQWLTTYGDASGLALTPVPATGGNKVENTTWAINAAYSFGNFKPSVVYSQRGNAKIDGVRYDLGAKQWAAALDYTVSKRTLVQVGYGQLKENKDAQAIAKHSQDTSSLAWAMMKHNF, encoded by the coding sequence ATGAAAAAAACCATTCTGTTCGCAGCGCTGGCTGCCGCCGTCCCCGCACTCGCTCAAGCTGATGTGACGCTCTACGGCTCTCTGCGCGCCGGCGTTTCCATGACCAAGAACAGCGCCAACAACTACTCCAACACCTTCGGCGTCGACGATTTCGGCAGCCGCATCGGCTTCAAGGGCAGCGAAGACCTTGGCAATGGCCTGAAAGCCATCTGGCAAGTTGAAAACGGCTTCGCCATGGATGGCGTGATCGGCAGCAGCACCGCTTCCGGCACGCTGGCCAACCGCCAAACCTTCGTCGGCGTGGAAGGCGCATTCGGCAAGCTGCGCGTCGGCTATCTGGATGATGTGCTGGCCGACACCGAAGCGACCGACAACCTGTACGGCCCCCGCCGCGACGGCATGAGCACCAACTTCCCGCTGTACGAACAGGGCGACCTGTTCTCCTACGGCGATGCCCGCTTCAAGAACAGCATCCGCTACGACAGCCCGGATCTGGCCGGCTTTAACGCCACCCTGCAATACGGCGCGGGCGAAAACCAAGCCGCCGGCAAAATGAAGCAAGGCGAGCAATACGGCGTGCGTCTGGCCTATCAGAATTCCGGCTTCTTCGGCGCCATCGCCAATGCTACGCAACTGAATACCAAAGCAGGCAGCAACAGCTCCACCAATCGCCTGGAAGGCGGCTACAACGCCAACAACCTGTACTTGGCGGCCAGCTATCAGTGGCTGACCACCTATGGCGACGCTAGCGGCCTGGCGCTGACGCCTGTTCCGGCCACGGGCGGCAACAAGGTTGAAAACACCACCTGGGCCATCAACGCCGCGTACAGCTTCGGCAACTTCAAACCGTCCGTCGTGTACTCGCAGCGCGGCAACGCCAAGATCGACGGCGTGCGCTATGATCTCGGCGCCAAGCAATGGGCCGCCGCGCTGGACTACACCGTCAGCAAGCGCACCCTGGTGCAAGTCGGCTACGGCCAGCTGAAGGAGAATAAGGACGCTCAAGCGATTGCCAAGCACTCGCAAGACACGTCTTCCCTGGCTTGGGCGATGATGAAGCACAACTTCTAA
- a CDS encoding methyl-accepting chemotaxis protein, which yields MKNWKVSTQLLLIMGAMSLLILLVGLIGLKGMSDTTARLQTVYQDRTVPLEQLGKIARWHRASLQRLKLVNELYKQGPDGIARSQPELAMLRNGRNWIDEQWRDYRSTQMTDDENRLIAIYELHMPLFRQQVYDRVLAAPQGVALAADIQQQLYDEQSSEGAQVMHVIEQLCELQEKVAAQEFAAAEIHYRQARLIAIALIAAALLAGGGIALAIRRNLMRQLGCEPAELNRISRTIAAGDLRDPIHLRQGDRDSVLASVHHMQRTLHSLIGRMVDGVSHTSEAVSQMSSSASQIGSAVEQQTEAAGSMAAAVEEMLSAVSQIADSSNRGHEQCHATGQMAQQGAEQARHASQDMEKLRDSVQQSSRELAELNLHASRISGIVQVIKDIADQTNLLALNASIEAARAGEQGRGFAVVADEVRKLAERTNQSLGEVDAMISAIQAVGARAVDSMAEACEQARDGASLVAATGETIMRLEHSASVVVHTIGDISLSLKEQSEASRVLGGNVEGIAQMSEQNNLAVRQLIQALQSLSGMAENLRAQTSQFAL from the coding sequence ATGAAGAACTGGAAAGTCAGCACGCAACTGCTACTGATCATGGGCGCGATGTCGCTCCTCATACTCTTGGTCGGCCTGATCGGCCTGAAAGGCATGTCCGACACCACTGCCCGCCTGCAAACCGTCTATCAGGACCGCACGGTGCCGCTGGAGCAATTAGGCAAGATCGCTCGCTGGCACCGCGCCAGCCTGCAAAGGCTGAAACTGGTCAACGAACTCTATAAGCAAGGCCCCGACGGCATCGCCCGCTCCCAGCCGGAGCTGGCCATGCTGCGCAACGGCCGCAACTGGATAGACGAGCAATGGCGCGACTATCGCAGCACGCAGATGACCGATGACGAGAATCGTCTGATCGCCATTTACGAACTGCACATGCCCTTGTTCCGCCAGCAGGTGTACGACCGCGTGCTGGCCGCGCCGCAGGGCGTCGCACTGGCCGCGGACATCCAGCAGCAGTTGTACGACGAGCAAAGCTCCGAGGGCGCGCAAGTAATGCATGTCATCGAACAGCTTTGCGAACTGCAGGAAAAAGTGGCGGCCCAGGAATTCGCCGCGGCCGAAATCCACTACCGGCAAGCCCGCCTGATCGCCATCGCGCTGATCGCGGCGGCCTTGCTGGCCGGCGGCGGCATTGCCTTGGCCATACGCCGCAACCTGATGCGCCAGCTCGGTTGCGAACCGGCCGAGCTCAACCGCATCAGCCGCACCATCGCCGCCGGCGACTTGCGCGACCCCATCCATCTGCGCCAAGGCGATCGCGACAGCGTGCTCGCCAGCGTCCATCACATGCAGCGGACGCTGCACAGCCTGATAGGCCGCATGGTGGACGGCGTATCGCACACCAGCGAAGCCGTCAGCCAGATGAGCAGCAGCGCCAGCCAGATCGGCAGCGCGGTGGAACAGCAAACCGAGGCGGCGGGCAGCATGGCGGCCGCCGTGGAGGAAATGCTCAGCGCCGTCAGCCAGATCGCCGACAGTTCCAACCGCGGCCACGAGCAATGCCACGCCACCGGCCAGATGGCGCAGCAAGGCGCCGAGCAGGCCCGCCACGCCAGCCAGGACATGGAAAAGCTGCGCGACAGCGTGCAGCAAAGCAGCCGCGAGCTGGCCGAGCTGAACCTGCACGCCAGCCGCATCAGCGGCATCGTCCAGGTGATCAAGGACATCGCCGACCAGACCAATCTCTTGGCGCTGAACGCCTCCATCGAGGCGGCCCGCGCCGGCGAACAGGGCCGCGGCTTCGCCGTGGTGGCCGACGAAGTGCGCAAGCTGGCCGAGCGCACCAATCAATCGCTGGGCGAGGTGGATGCGATGATCAGCGCCATCCAGGCGGTAGGCGCGCGCGCGGTGGACAGCATGGCTGAGGCTTGCGAGCAGGCACGCGACGGCGCCTCCTTGGTGGCGGCGACCGGCGAAACCATCATGCGGCTGGAGCACAGCGCCAGCGTGGTGGTGCACACCATAGGCGATATTTCGCTGTCGCTGAAGGAGCAAAGCGAAGCCAGCCGAGTGCTGGGCGGCAATGTGGAGGGCATCGCCCAGATGAGCGAACAGAACAATCTGGCGGTCCGGCAGTTGATTCAGGCCCTGCAATCCTTATCGGGCATGGCGGAAAATCTCCGCGCGCAAACCAGCCAGTTCGCCTTGTAA